One part of the Raphanus sativus cultivar WK10039 chromosome 7, ASM80110v3, whole genome shotgun sequence genome encodes these proteins:
- the LOC108817631 gene encoding protein TOO MANY MOUTHS, with amino-acid sequence MSIYTHTDCLNQQQQKMAHYVLYCQMLLVFSVISPLATSFTVIPSDTVAPSALIDGPQTGFTMTNDGARTEPDEQDAVYDIMRATGNDWAAAIPDVCRGRWHGIECMPDQDNVYHVVSLSFGALSDDTAFPTCDPKRSYVSESVTRLKHLKALFFYRCLGRAPQRIPSFLGRLGSSLQTLVLRENGLFGSIPDELGNLTNLKVLDLHKNNLNGSIPLSFNRLSGLRSLDLSVNHLTGTIPGLILPELNVLDMNHNLLTGPIPSTLSTSGSLIKIDLSHNRVTGPIPDSINRLNQLVLLDFSYNRLSGPFPSSLQGLNSLQALVLKGNTKFSAAIPESTFKGLKNLMILVLSNMNIYGPIPGSLTRLSSLRVLHLEGNNLTGSIPMEFRGVKDLSELRLNDNRLTGPVPFERDTVWRMRRKLRLYNNDGLCVNSESNLDDVFGSTSGSSVRLCEGETKRPGPSGTVQHLSGADSGNVTADGGVTYVSRGSKSLGCFGLYGFLILFNFAYMLLSC; translated from the coding sequence atgtCGATATATACACACACAGACTGTTtgaatcaacaacaacaaaaaatggCACATTATGTCCTCTACTGCCAAATGCTCCTTGTGTTCTCTGTTATATCTCCACTGGCCACTTCTTTCACCGTGATCCCCTCCGACACGGTGGCTCCGTCTGCACTGATCGACGGCCCACAAACAGGATTCACGATGACTAACGACGGCGCACGCACAGAGCCCGACGAGCAAGACGCTGTCTATGACATCATGCGTGCCACCGGCAACGACTGGGCCGCCGCAATTCCAGACGTGTGTCGAGGCAGATGGCACGGGATCGAGTGTATGCCGGATCAAGATAACGTCTACCACGTCGTCTCTCTGTCGTTCGGAGCTCTCTCAGACGACACGGCGTTCCCGACTTGTGACCCGAAACGCTCTTACGTCTCTGAGTCCGTCACCAGGCTTAAACACCTTAAAGCCTTGTTCTTCTATCGATGTTTGGGCCGGGCCCCACAGAGAATACCTTCGTTTCTGGGCCGCTTGGGCTCGAGTTTGCAGACTCTCGTTTTGAGAGAGAATGGTCTTTTCGGTTCAATCCCGGACGAGTTGGGCAATCTCACCAATTTGAAAGTGCTTGATCTGCATAAAAACAACCTCAACGGTTCGATTCCTTTGTCATTTAACCGGTTATCCGGTTTGAGATCGCTTGATCTGAGTGTGAACCATTTGACTGGTACGATTCCCGGTTTGATTCTTCCAGAACTAAACGTTCTGGACATGAACCATAATTTGTTAACCGGACCAATCCCATCTACACTCTCTACCAGTGGTTCGTTGATCAAAATTGATCTTAGCCATAACCGAGTCACCGGTCCTATCCCCGACTCCATTAACCGGCTCAACCAACTAGTGCTTCTGGATTTTAGCTATAACCGGTTATCAGGTCCCTTCCCGTCGTCTCTCCAAGGCCTAAACTCACTTCAAGCTTTGGTGCTCAAAGGGAACACTAAATTCTCAGCAGCTATTCCAGAAAGCACGTTCAAAGGGCTCAAGAACTTGATGATTCTGGTTCTCTCGAATATGAACATCTATGGCCCCATACCGGGATCCTTGACTCGGTTAAGCAGTCTCCGGGTCCTTCATCTGGAAGGCAACAACTTGACCGGGTCGATTCCTATGGAGTTTCGGGGCGTGAAGGATCTAAGCGAGCTGAGGCTAAACGATAACCGCCTGACAGGGCCAGTACCGTTCGAGAGAGACACAGTGTGGAGGATGAGGAGGAAGCTGAGGTTGTATAACAATGACGGTTTGTGCGTTAACAGTGAGAGTAACTTGGATGATGTCTTCGGTTCAACGTCCGGTTCAAGTGTCAGGTTGTGTGAAGGAGAAACTAAGAGACCTGGTCCTTCCGGTACGGTCCAGCATCTATCTGGAGCAGATAGTGGCAATGTTACGGCGGACGGAGGAGTTACGTACGTGTCACGCGGTTCCAAATCATTGGGCTGCTTTGGTCTATATGGATTTCTTATATTGTTCAATTTCGCGTATATGCTACTTTCTTGTTAG
- the LOC108814969 gene encoding adenine phosphoribosyltransferase 2 — translation MFAVENGLQGDPRLQAISDAIRVIPHFPKTGIMFQDITTLLLDPVAFKHVVDIFVDRYKHMDISLVAGVEARGFIFGPPIALAIGAKFIPLRKPGKLPGKVISEEYELEYGNDRLEMSMEAVKSRERALVIGDLVATGGTLSASIKLLERAGAEVVECACVVGLPKFKGHCKLKGKPLYVLVEPSQLDEIAF, via the exons ATGTTTGCAGTAGAGAATGGGTTGCAGGGAGACCCAAGACTACAGGCCATCTCCGACGCCATTCGAGTCATTCCTCACTTCCCAAAGACTG GAATCATGTTTCAAGACATAACGACGCTGTTGCTAGATCCAGTTGCCTTCAAACATGTCGTTGATATCTTTGTAGATCGTTACAAGCACATGGACATCTCTCTCGTCGCCG GCGTAGAGGCGAGAGGATTCATATTTGGACCTCCCATTGCATTAGCCATAGGTGCTAAATTCATCCCTCTACGTAAACCAGGAAAATTACCCG GGAAAGTGATAAGCGAAGAATACGAGCTAGAGTATGGAAACGATCGTCTAGAGATGAGTATGGAGGCCGTTAAATCCCGTGAAAGAGCTCTTGTCATCGGCGATTTAGTTGCCACTGGTGGAACACTCTCCGCTTCCattaaactcttgg AACGTGCTGGGGCCGAAGTTGTGGAATGTGCCTGCGTTGTTGGTTTGCCTAAATTCAAG GGGCATTGTAAGCTAAAGGGAAAGCCATTGTACGTTCTGGTGGAGCCTAGCCAGTTAGATGAAATAGCCTTTTAA
- the LOC108817210 gene encoding uncharacterized protein LOC108817210 yields MSAVYCGSKRSYFEETPSPPPSSKRFRCYSPSNPPSWSSSSPSSSIDQLRTAFPHLELTVLVEALEGHGSDVNAAMKSLYALVSAEEERAAANKETASPASADDWVSLIVREVTQSTGTDDAKLRTGRVLEALEKTLSARAHDEAAKKFQEESVVAQQQVEVLVKDNTLLKRAVAIQHDRQKTLEDANQQLEFFKQLIPQYQEKVRNLEVNNYALKLQLEQMEHGSSMMPQRFNPDVF; encoded by the exons ATGTCTGCCGTATATTGCGGAAGTAAGAGATCTTACTTCGAAGAaactccttctcctcctccgtcTTCGAAGAGGTTCCGATGTTATTCCCCTTCCAATCCTCCAAGCTGGtcctcctcctctccttccTCATCGATCGATCAGCTTCGCACTGCCTTTCCTCATCTTGAACTCACC GTTCTTGTGGAGGCGTTGGAAGGACATGGGAGTGACGTAAATGCTGCTATGAAGAGCTTATACGCTTTGGTATCTGCTGAGGAGGAAAGAGCTGCCGCTAATAAGGAGACTGCTTCACCAGCGAGTGCTGATGACTGGGTCTCATTGATAGTGAGGGAAGTCACGCAGTCTACTGGCACGGATGATGCGAAACTCCGTACTGGAAGAGTCCTTGAGGCTTTAGAGAAGACGTTAAGCGCACGTGCTCACGATGAAGCTGCCAAAAAATTCCAAGAG GAGAGTGTGGTAGCGCAGCAACAAGTGGAGGTCTTGGTCAAGGACAACACATTGCTGAAACGTGCTGTTGCTATCCAGCATGATCGGCAGAAGACCTTAGAAGATGCTAACCAGCAGCTAGAATTTTTTAAGCAACTGATTCCTCAGTACCAGGAGAAGGTCAGAAATCTGGAG GTGAATAATTACGCATTGAAATTGCAACTGGAGCAAATGGAACACGGCAGCTCTATGATGCCGCAAAGATTCAATCCGGATGTCTTCTAA